One Miscanthus floridulus cultivar M001 unplaced genomic scaffold, ASM1932011v1 os_1721, whole genome shotgun sequence genomic window carries:
- the LOC136534268 gene encoding uncharacterized protein isoform X1, with amino-acid sequence MPLQHGPRVGVAAAAGAARARSLPGRPTSLPCRGSRTRTRVLVLVAATTREGAKTAASAADVVREFYDGVNRRDLAAVEPLIAEGCVYEDLVFPRPFVGRERIIGFFGEFMGTISPDLQFVIDDISTDDSAAVGVTWHLEWRGRPFPFSRGCSFYRLLASESEQRPLQIVYGRDCVEPAAKPGDLALVIIRGVTWILERFPSLASRL; translated from the exons ATGCCGCTCCAGCATGGCCCTCGAGTGGGAGTGGCAGCAGCCGCCGGTGCTGCTCGTGCCCGCAGTCTCCCCGGCCGACCTACTAGCCTCCCGTGCCGCGGCAGCAGGACCAGGACGAGGGTGCTGGTTCTAGTAGCCGCAACGACAAGAGAAGGGGCGAagacggcggcgtcggcggcggacgTGGTGAGGGAGTTCTACGACGGCGTGAACCGGCGGGACCTGGCGGCGGTGGAGCCGCTCATCGCGGAGGGCTGCGTGTACGAGGACCTGGTGTTCCCGCGGCCCTTCGTGGGGCGGGAGCGGATCATCGGCTTCTTCGGCGAGTTCATGGGGACCATCAGCCCCGACCTACAGTTCGTCATCGACGACATCTCCACCGACGACTCCGCCGCCGTCGGGGTCACCTGGCACCTTGAGTGGAGGGGGAGGCCGTTTCCGTTCAGCAGGGGATGCAGCTTCTACCGCTTGCTCGCCTCGGAGTCGGAGCAGCGGCCGCTGCAGATTGT GTATGGCCGAGACTGCGTGGAGCCTGCCGCCAAGCCCGGGGATTTGGCACTG GTAATCATCAGGGGAGTGACATGGATCCTtgaacgatttccgagccttgcaAGCAGGCTCTGA
- the LOC136534268 gene encoding uncharacterized protein isoform X2, with product MPLQHGPRVGVAAAAGAARARSLPGRPTSLPCRGSRTRTRVLVLVAATTREGAKTAASAADVVREFYDGVNRRDLAAVEPLIAEGCVYEDLVFPRPFVGRERIIGFFGEFMGTISPDLQFVIDDISTDDSAAVGVTWHLEWRGRPFPFSRGCSFYRLLASESEQRPLQIVYEQQLHLSGMAETAWSLPPSPGIWHW from the exons ATGCCGCTCCAGCATGGCCCTCGAGTGGGAGTGGCAGCAGCCGCCGGTGCTGCTCGTGCCCGCAGTCTCCCCGGCCGACCTACTAGCCTCCCGTGCCGCGGCAGCAGGACCAGGACGAGGGTGCTGGTTCTAGTAGCCGCAACGACAAGAGAAGGGGCGAagacggcggcgtcggcggcggacgTGGTGAGGGAGTTCTACGACGGCGTGAACCGGCGGGACCTGGCGGCGGTGGAGCCGCTCATCGCGGAGGGCTGCGTGTACGAGGACCTGGTGTTCCCGCGGCCCTTCGTGGGGCGGGAGCGGATCATCGGCTTCTTCGGCGAGTTCATGGGGACCATCAGCCCCGACCTACAGTTCGTCATCGACGACATCTCCACCGACGACTCCGCCGCCGTCGGGGTCACCTGGCACCTTGAGTGGAGGGGGAGGCCGTTTCCGTTCAGCAGGGGATGCAGCTTCTACCGCTTGCTCGCCTCGGAGTCGGAGCAGCGGCCGCTGCAGATTGTGTACGAACAACAGCTTCATCTATCTG GTATGGCCGAGACTGCGTGGAGCCTGCCGCCAAGCCCGGGGATTTGGCACTG GTAA
- the LOC136534267 gene encoding sugar transporter ERD6-like 5 isoform X1 → MEQENQEAQKPFLVTAAGRSGDGCNLAASGAASSSSSIAVVVASTAVAVAGSFEFGISVGYSSPSQPGIMHDLNLSLAEYSVFGSILTIGAMLGAIVSGTVADRVGRRSAMAISDLLCILGYLLITFSQNFWWLDIGRFSIGCGIGLLSYVVPVYISEITPKNLRGGFATVNQFMICCGASLAYVLGTFITWRTLATIGVAPCLLQLVGLLVTPESPRWLARFGQPGEFEAALQKLRGKGTDISDEATGIKDFTEKLQQLPESKMLDLFQKDYIRAVTVGVGLMVLQQFGGVNAICFYASEIFVSAGFSSGNTGMLAMVAVQIPMTGLGVLLMDKAGRRPLLMVSAAGTCLGCLLVGLSFLAKEHHWGKDLNLVLALAGILIFGGSFSLGMGGIPWVIMSEIFPINMKGAAGSLVTLVSWLGSWIVSYAFNFLLVWNSYGTFFIFASICGLTVVFVERLVPETKGRTLEEIQASMNSSLTPPFHV, encoded by the exons ATGGAGCAAGAGAATCAAGAAGCGCAGAAGCCTTTCCTGGTCACCGCGGCCGGGAGAAGCGGTGATGGCTGTAACTTAGCTGCGTCCGGCGCCGCCTCGTCGTCCTCTTCGATTGCGGTGGTGGTCGCCagcaccgccgtcgccgtcgccggatcCTTCGAGTTCGGCATCTCG GTGGGCTACTCGTCGCCTTCTCAGCCTGGCATCATGCATGACCTCAACCTCTCCTTAGCAGAG TACTCTGTCTTTGGCTCGATACTAACCATTGGAGCAATGCTAGGAGCTATTGTCAGTGGTACCGTGGCAGACCGAGTTGGTCGAAGAAGT GCAATGGCGATATCAGATCTTCTCTGCATTCTTGGATATCTCTTGATAACCTTTTCCCAG AATTTCTGGTGGCTTGACATTGGAAGGTTCTCAATTGGATGTGGAATTGGCCTTCTTTCATATGTG GTTCCAGTCTATATATCAGAGATAACACCAAAGAATCTTAGAGGAGGATTCGCAACTGTAAACCAG TTTATGATATGTTGTGGGGCATCACTTGCTTATGTTCTGGGAACTTTTATCACCTGGCGGACTTTGGCAACCATTG GAGTGGCACCATGTTTGCTGCAATTGGTTGGCCTTCTTGTGACTCCTGAGTCCCCAAGATGGCTG GCTAGGTTTGGCCAGCCAGGTGAATTTGAGGCAGCATTACAGAAGCTAAGGGGAAAGGGAACTGATATCTCTGACGAAGCAACAGGAATCAAA GATTTTACTGAAAAGCTTCAGCAATTACCAGAGTCGAAGATGTTGGACCTGTTTCAGAAGGATTATATTCGTGCTGTTACA GTTGGAGTAGGGCTAATGGTCCTTCAACAGTTTGGGGGAGTGAATGCCATTTGCTTTTATGCCAGTGAAATATTTGTTTCAGCCG GTTTCTCATCAGGAAATACAGGAATGCTCGCTATGGTTGCTGTTCAG ATTCCGATGACAGGACTAGGAGTACTTCTAATGGACAAAGCTGGACGGAGACCACTTTTGATG GTATCTGCAGCTGGAACATGCCTGGGTTGCCTACTAGTTGGTTTGTCATTCTTAGCTAAG GAACATCACTGGGGAAAGGACCTGAACTTAGTGCTGGCTTTGGCAGGCATTCTG ATTTTCGGTGGATCTTTTTCACTGGGTATGGGGGGAATACCGTGGGTTATAATGTCAGAG ATCTTTCCCATAAACATGAAAGGAGCAGCAGGAAGCCTTGTGACACTGGTCAGCTGGCTTGGCTCATGGATCGTCTCGTACGCCTTCAACTTCCTCCTGGTGTGGAACTCATATG GCACATTCTTCATCTTTGCAAGCATCTGTGGGCTCACGGTCGTGTTTGTGGAGCGGCTGGTGCCAGAAACCAAAGGAAGAACCCTAGAGGAGATCCAAGCCTCCATGAACTCATCCTTAACGCCCCCCTTTCACGTATGA
- the LOC136534267 gene encoding sugar transporter ERD6-like 5 isoform X3 has translation MLGAIVSGTVADRVGRRSAMAISDLLCILGYLLITFSQNFWWLDIGRFSIGCGIGLLSYVVPVYISEITPKNLRGGFATVNQFMICCGASLAYVLGTFITWRTLATIGVAPCLLQLVGLLVTPESPRWLARFGQPGEFEAALQKLRGKGTDISDEATGIKDFTEKLQQLPESKMLDLFQKDYIRAVTVGVGLMVLQQFGGVNAICFYASEIFVSAGFSSGNTGMLAMVAVQIPMTGLGVLLMDKAGRRPLLMVSAAGTCLGCLLVGLSFLAKEHHWGKDLNLVLALAGILIFGGSFSLGMGGIPWVIMSEIFPINMKGAAGSLVTLVSWLGSWIVSYAFNFLLVWNSYGTFFIFASICGLTVVFVERLVPETKGRTLEEIQASMNSSLTPPFHV, from the exons ATGCTAGGAGCTATTGTCAGTGGTACCGTGGCAGACCGAGTTGGTCGAAGAAGT GCAATGGCGATATCAGATCTTCTCTGCATTCTTGGATATCTCTTGATAACCTTTTCCCAG AATTTCTGGTGGCTTGACATTGGAAGGTTCTCAATTGGATGTGGAATTGGCCTTCTTTCATATGTG GTTCCAGTCTATATATCAGAGATAACACCAAAGAATCTTAGAGGAGGATTCGCAACTGTAAACCAG TTTATGATATGTTGTGGGGCATCACTTGCTTATGTTCTGGGAACTTTTATCACCTGGCGGACTTTGGCAACCATTG GAGTGGCACCATGTTTGCTGCAATTGGTTGGCCTTCTTGTGACTCCTGAGTCCCCAAGATGGCTG GCTAGGTTTGGCCAGCCAGGTGAATTTGAGGCAGCATTACAGAAGCTAAGGGGAAAGGGAACTGATATCTCTGACGAAGCAACAGGAATCAAA GATTTTACTGAAAAGCTTCAGCAATTACCAGAGTCGAAGATGTTGGACCTGTTTCAGAAGGATTATATTCGTGCTGTTACA GTTGGAGTAGGGCTAATGGTCCTTCAACAGTTTGGGGGAGTGAATGCCATTTGCTTTTATGCCAGTGAAATATTTGTTTCAGCCG GTTTCTCATCAGGAAATACAGGAATGCTCGCTATGGTTGCTGTTCAG ATTCCGATGACAGGACTAGGAGTACTTCTAATGGACAAAGCTGGACGGAGACCACTTTTGATG GTATCTGCAGCTGGAACATGCCTGGGTTGCCTACTAGTTGGTTTGTCATTCTTAGCTAAG GAACATCACTGGGGAAAGGACCTGAACTTAGTGCTGGCTTTGGCAGGCATTCTG ATTTTCGGTGGATCTTTTTCACTGGGTATGGGGGGAATACCGTGGGTTATAATGTCAGAG ATCTTTCCCATAAACATGAAAGGAGCAGCAGGAAGCCTTGTGACACTGGTCAGCTGGCTTGGCTCATGGATCGTCTCGTACGCCTTCAACTTCCTCCTGGTGTGGAACTCATATG GCACATTCTTCATCTTTGCAAGCATCTGTGGGCTCACGGTCGTGTTTGTGGAGCGGCTGGTGCCAGAAACCAAAGGAAGAACCCTAGAGGAGATCCAAGCCTCCATGAACTCATCCTTAACGCCCCCCTTTCACGTATGA
- the LOC136534267 gene encoding sugar transporter ERD6-like 5 isoform X2 — MEQENQEAQKPFLVTAAGRSGDGCNLAASGAASSSSSIAVVVASTAVAVAGSFEFGISVGYSSPSQPGIMHDLNLSLAEYSVFGSILTIGAMLGAIVSGTVADRVGRRSAMAISDLLCILGYLLITFSQNFWWLDIGRFSIGCGIGLLSYVVPVYISEITPKNLRGGFATVNQFMICCGASLAYVLGTFITWRTLATIGVAPCLLQLVGLLVTPESPRWLARFGQPGEFEAALQKLRGKGTDISDEATGIKDFTEKLQQLPESKMLDLFQKDYIRAVTVGVGLMVLQQFGGVNAICFYASEIFVSAGFSSGNTGMLAMVAVQIPMTGLGVLLMDKAGRRPLLMVSAAGTCLGCLLVGLSFLAKEHHWGKDLNLVLALAGILIFGGSFSLGMGGIPWVIMSEIFPINMKGAAGSLVTLVSWLGSWIVSYAFNFLLVWNSYGN, encoded by the exons ATGGAGCAAGAGAATCAAGAAGCGCAGAAGCCTTTCCTGGTCACCGCGGCCGGGAGAAGCGGTGATGGCTGTAACTTAGCTGCGTCCGGCGCCGCCTCGTCGTCCTCTTCGATTGCGGTGGTGGTCGCCagcaccgccgtcgccgtcgccggatcCTTCGAGTTCGGCATCTCG GTGGGCTACTCGTCGCCTTCTCAGCCTGGCATCATGCATGACCTCAACCTCTCCTTAGCAGAG TACTCTGTCTTTGGCTCGATACTAACCATTGGAGCAATGCTAGGAGCTATTGTCAGTGGTACCGTGGCAGACCGAGTTGGTCGAAGAAGT GCAATGGCGATATCAGATCTTCTCTGCATTCTTGGATATCTCTTGATAACCTTTTCCCAG AATTTCTGGTGGCTTGACATTGGAAGGTTCTCAATTGGATGTGGAATTGGCCTTCTTTCATATGTG GTTCCAGTCTATATATCAGAGATAACACCAAAGAATCTTAGAGGAGGATTCGCAACTGTAAACCAG TTTATGATATGTTGTGGGGCATCACTTGCTTATGTTCTGGGAACTTTTATCACCTGGCGGACTTTGGCAACCATTG GAGTGGCACCATGTTTGCTGCAATTGGTTGGCCTTCTTGTGACTCCTGAGTCCCCAAGATGGCTG GCTAGGTTTGGCCAGCCAGGTGAATTTGAGGCAGCATTACAGAAGCTAAGGGGAAAGGGAACTGATATCTCTGACGAAGCAACAGGAATCAAA GATTTTACTGAAAAGCTTCAGCAATTACCAGAGTCGAAGATGTTGGACCTGTTTCAGAAGGATTATATTCGTGCTGTTACA GTTGGAGTAGGGCTAATGGTCCTTCAACAGTTTGGGGGAGTGAATGCCATTTGCTTTTATGCCAGTGAAATATTTGTTTCAGCCG GTTTCTCATCAGGAAATACAGGAATGCTCGCTATGGTTGCTGTTCAG ATTCCGATGACAGGACTAGGAGTACTTCTAATGGACAAAGCTGGACGGAGACCACTTTTGATG GTATCTGCAGCTGGAACATGCCTGGGTTGCCTACTAGTTGGTTTGTCATTCTTAGCTAAG GAACATCACTGGGGAAAGGACCTGAACTTAGTGCTGGCTTTGGCAGGCATTCTG ATTTTCGGTGGATCTTTTTCACTGGGTATGGGGGGAATACCGTGGGTTATAATGTCAGAG ATCTTTCCCATAAACATGAAAGGAGCAGCAGGAAGCCTTGTGACACTGGTCAGCTGGCTTGGCTCATGGATCGTCTCGTACGCCTTCAACTTCCTCCTGGTGTGGAACTCATATGGTAACTGA